GGAAAGGTTCAGATATACTATGAAAGATAACTTTTGGCATGAGCTGCCGCGACCGTTTTTTGTTCTGGCGCCAATGGAAGCAGTGACGGATGTCGTTTTTCGTCATGTCGTGAGTGAAGCAGCAAGACCTGACGTGTTTTTTACAGAGTTTACGAATACGGAGAGTTACTGCCATCCGAAAGGAAAAGACAGCTTACGGGGACGTCTGACGTTCACGGAAGATGAGCAGCCGATCGTCGCTCACATCTGGGGAGACAAGCCCGAATACTTCCGCCAAATGAGTATCGGTATGGCAGAGATGGGATATCGAGGCGTCGATATCAACATGGGCTGTCCTGCGCCCAATGTCGCAACGAAAGGGAAAGGCTGCGGGCTGATCCGTCGGCCGGATGTTGCAGCAGAAATCATCCAGGCAGCCAAAGCGGGAGGACTGCCTGTCAGTGTGAAGACCCGTCTCGGTTATTCGGAAGTAGATGAGTGGCATGACTGGCTGAAGCATCTTCTGGAACAGGATATCGTCAATCTTTCCATTCATCTCCGTACGAAAAAAGAAATGAGTAAAGTCCCGGCTCACTGGGAGCTGATTCCCGAGATCAAGAAACTCCGTGACGAAATAGCCCCTGATACGCTTCTGACGATTAATGGGGATATTCCTGACCGCCAGAAGGGACTTGAACTTGTGGAAAAATACGGCGTGGACGGAGTAATGATCGGCCGCGGGATATTCCATAACCCGTTCGCTTTTGAAAAAGAGAAGAAAGAGCACACAAGCGAAGAACTCCTCGGCCTGCTTCGCCTGCAGCTCGATCTTCATGATAAATATTCGGAAGAACTCGAGTCGCGTCTCTTCCAACCGCTCCGCCGCTTTTTCAAGATATATGTCCGCGGATTCCGGGGAGCAAGTGAGTTAAGGAATCAGCTGATGAGCACAGAATCCACCGATGAAGTGCGTGCTCTTCTTGATGAGTTTAAGGAGGAATATGGTGGAGTGACAGAAGAGAAAAGTTTTTCTGTCTCGAGGTAAGTCTTTTTACAGGAGAGAAATGCCCATTGCGCTTTTCTCTCTTTTTTATTGGCAGGGAAGTAGAAAGGACGGACCCATCGCTTCATTAAAACTACTAAGCGATGGATTCGTCTCTCTGCTTCCAACAAGATAATCCTATATAAGATATGATTGATACAAAAAAGACTACTTCCCAATAAAGGAAGTAGTCTTTCATTTGGTATGGTAGCTTTACTACGTGAGGGAGAAGTGTAAGGAAGACCTTACATCATGCCGCCCATTCACTGAATAAATGAAATACTTAAATATAAAGCCCAGAAAACCCTATCTTATCGGTGATTAAACCTTTTAAAATTAGAGTGAGGTTAAATAACATATCAATATTTATGAACAATATCCAGTCAAAATCCAGTCAAATTAAAAGAAGTACTTAGAAGTAATACAGCCTATATCTTCATCGATAAATAGTATAAAATAAAGTTCATTTTGCTAGGACAATCTCTGCTTTTTTAAAATAATTATATACGGGCTCACGGGGAATGGAATTTTAAGATCGCCAAGTTCTTACGCTCTCTTTTATACCGTCTCTAAAGAAGAAGTTAGTTTTATTAAAAAAGAATATAAATAGTTCAACTACATTTATTTATATCCTATAACAACGGAGACAAAAGGCGAGCGCTTTGTTCCACTAAACGCTTGGAATAAGAACGCTGTTTCAAATCTTCTAAAGTTAACTTTTTAGACTCTGATAGATCACGTTCGAATTGCACTGTGAGTTTCTTTGCCACGTCTTTACTATAATAAAATTGACATGTCTCGTAATTTAAACGGAAACTTCTCATGTCATAGTTGGCAGCCCCTATTTCAGCTATCTCTCCGTCAATGACCATTTGCTTCGCATGCAGCATTCCTTTTTCATATAAGAAAATATTTACGCCTGCTTCTAATAGTTCTCCATAGTAGGTACGGCTTGCAGTTCCTACTACTATTTGGTCTACACGTTGTGGAACTAATAACCTAACACGTACACCTCGTAACGCCGCCGTTTTTATCGCCATAATAATATCCTCATCAGGTATAAAATAAGGAGTAGTGATGTCAATAGTTTTGACTGCTTGGGTTATACAAATGAAATAAGCTTCTCGGATAACGGGAGTTGGAATACCCGGATTTCCTTCTAAGGTATGCACATAAACTTCTTGTTGAGTTTTTGTAGGCGATTCTGTATCAATCTCCTTGATGTGAAATTCTGTGCTCATTTCTGTTGTCCACTCTAATGATTTGCCGGAGGAAATTTTGTTCTTTGTACCTCCTGTTTGTGTATCTCTGATTTTGCTCTTTTCCACTTCAGCGATGTTCCAATGGCTGTCAAAAATCCTCTGTAAATCTGCTGAAGCTTCTCCTGAAATGTGCACATGTGTGTCACGCCAAAATCCTACGTCAGGCTTCAATCCCGTATACTCATATCCAATGTTGATTCCACCAGTAAATGCTTCCTTTTTGTCTATCGTAATTATCTTGCAGTGATCTCTATAATTCCAGTTTGACGTTATCCAAGGAAAGCGCAAAGGAAAAATTGTTCGGCATTCAATGCCAACATTCATCATGCGCTTGATTTCGCTGCGAGGAAACTTCCTGCTTCCCCAGCCATCTCTTATAAAACGAACTTGCACTCCAGCTTCTGCTCGTTCGATTAATAATTCCGTAATCCTCTTACCAATTTGATCATCACGGTAAATGTAATATTCAAGATCGATCGTTTTTTGGGCATTTTTTAGAGACTCGAAAATGTGTTTGTAAGTTTCAATCCCGTTTGTAAGTACTTGGATTTTAGCACTATGCAGCCCATTTACACTTAATTTCTGTAATGCATAAGCAATGCGTGAAGCTGATGGACTAAAGGAATGCAGCTCACAGGGGTTATCACTTGAAAATGAGAGCCTTTCTTTATGAATACGTTTGGGATTTACTGTA
This window of the Halobacillus sp. Marseille-Q1614 genome carries:
- a CDS encoding tRNA-dihydrouridine synthase — translated: MKDNFWHELPRPFFVLAPMEAVTDVVFRHVVSEAARPDVFFTEFTNTESYCHPKGKDSLRGRLTFTEDEQPIVAHIWGDKPEYFRQMSIGMAEMGYRGVDINMGCPAPNVATKGKGCGLIRRPDVAAEIIQAAKAGGLPVSVKTRLGYSEVDEWHDWLKHLLEQDIVNLSIHLRTKKEMSKVPAHWELIPEIKKLRDEIAPDTLLTINGDIPDRQKGLELVEKYGVDGVMIGRGIFHNPFAFEKEKKEHTSEELLGLLRLQLDLHDKYSEELESRLFQPLRRFFKIYVRGFRGASELRNQLMSTESTDEVRALLDEFKEEYGGVTEEKSFSVSR
- a CDS encoding phospholipase D-like domain-containing protein — its product is MQWILWLYLINTIVMLIIAVREVRRPAKALNWLAICLILPIVGFVFYISTVNPKRIHKERLSFSSDNPCELHSFSPSASRIAYALQKLSVNGLHSAKIQVLTNGIETYKHIFESLKNAQKTIDLEYYIYRDDQIGKRITELLIERAEAGVQVRFIRDGWGSRKFPRSEIKRMMNVGIECRTIFPLRFPWITSNWNYRDHCKIITIDKKEAFTGGINIGYEYTGLKPDVGFWRDTHVHISGEASADLQRIFDSHWNIAEVEKSKIRDTQTGGTKNKISSGKSLEWTTEMSTEFHIKEIDTESPTKTQQEVYVHTLEGNPGIPTPVIREAYFICITQAVKTIDITTPYFIPDEDIIMAIKTAALRGVRVRLLVPQRVDQIVVGTASRTYYGELLEAGVNIFLYEKGMLHAKQMVIDGEIAEIGAANYDMRSFRLNYETCQFYYSKDVAKKLTVQFERDLSESKKLTLEDLKQRSYSKRLVEQSARLLSPLL